The window GATTCAATTAAAATATTTAAATATAACTTATTTTAAATTCTATTCACTAAAAAAATAAACTTAATATATAGAATTATTTTACGTTTATGTTTTATAAATAATATAGATTTAAGTAAAGTTTCTTCTATATTAAGAACTGTTTTTAGTGTACTAAAATAAGAGTGTAAGATAAACTCCAAAACAGGTTTGTCTTACACTCTCAATTCGTCTAAATATTTGTTTCATAGCCTCTTCATTCTATTTATGTTAAATCGCCAAAACGGCAATTAATGAGATAGCTAATAAAATCTGGATCACTCCCACTGCCAATCCATAAAACAAGAAACGTTTCCCTTCTTTAAAGAATTTTTTAAAGTCCAGACGTAACCCAATAGCTGCCAAAGCCGTAATCTCAAACCAACTACTAAAAAAATGTGCAGTTTCGCTGACAAATCTAGGCAACTGAATCACACTGTTCAGCGTACAACAAATTAAAAACCCAACTACATACCATGGTAAAGCCGAACCTTTTTTTGTCACATCAGTTGATTCAACTGATGATGTTTCTTGTTTTCCTTCTTTAAATTTGCTAAAAAGATAAACAATTACCACTAACAACATAATGCGCATAATTTTGAATAACATTGAAAACTCGACAACTTTCCCATCAAGCATACTTGCACTGGCAACAACTTGTCCAACAGACTGTAACGTTCCACCAACTAAAGCACTTTTAGCCAGGTAATTCGATCCATATAAAGCTAGACTAATGAACGGTAAGGTAAGCATTAGAATGGTTCCTAGTAAGTTCACTAAGGTAATGATCT is drawn from Carnobacterium gallinarum DSM 4847 and contains these coding sequences:
- a CDS encoding YeiH family protein, which produces MIQPKFSILFSKSKQILPGLITAFLVAVLSKILAIWLPTLGAATIAILLGILLGNTFIRHPLLNDGTKVAEGKLLEYSVVLLGITVTFQTIAHIGIKGGLFTILQMSGTIIITYWLGRKMLFSENMSLLMAGGNAVCGSSAIASIAPSIQAKEEEKGQIITLVNLLGTILMLTLPFISLALYGSNYLAKSALVGGTLQSVGQVVASASMLDGKVVEFSMLFKIMRIMLLVVIVYLFSKFKEGKQETSSVESTDVTKKGSALPWYVVGFLICCTLNSVIQLPRFVSETAHFFSSWFEITALAAIGLRLDFKKFFKEGKRFLFYGLAVGVIQILLAISLIAVLAI